The sequence GCCTCCGTCGGACGAAATAAAGGAATTAAGCGACATATTCTGGCTCTTAAACGGCGCGGCGCGAAGTCCGTCCTGCCTGAAAATGCGGCATAATGCGGCGGCAAGCAAGCTTTTCCCCGCGTTTGACATTGTACCCTGTATCATAATATTCTTAGCCATATCTTTTCTCCAAAACAGCGTTTGTGAGCGCTTTGATAAGAGCTTCGTTGTCCTTTTGTATTCTTACCGACGCCCTGTACCAACCCTCTCCCAGTCCATGAAAATCTGCGCAGTTTCTTATGGCTATCCCCTGCTCTTTAAGCGGGATATGAAGTCCCTCTTCGCCGTAAAACATAAGAAAATTCGCGTCTGACGGGCATACCCAAAATCCCAGCCCTTCAAGCTCCTTTTTAAGCCATGACCTCTGTATTTCTATGAGCGAACGCGCGCTTTTTAAAAAATCTGTCTCGCTTAGAGCCGCAAGACCGGCCTCCTGCGATATTACCGACACATTCCACGGCTGTACCTCGCAAGACATCTTTGAGATAAGTTCGCTGTCGCTTGTAAGCGCATATCCCAGGCGCGCTCCCGCCATGCCGAAATTCTTTGTAAATGCCTTCAGAATAAACAGGCCGGAACATTCCGAAATATACCTTTTCAGGCTTTCGCCTCCGTTTGTAAGGTCAAGAAAGCACTCGTCTAAAAAAAAGGCCGTTCCCGTGTCGACGCAAAGATCGAGTATCTTGATCAAAGTGCGCTCGGATATAAGCCTT is a genomic window of Clostridia bacterium containing:
- a CDS encoding aminotransferase class I/II-fold pyridoxal phosphate-dependent enzyme, which encodes MLYNTKNPHGGDIYSGNITLDFSSSINPLGTPESVKDAVRRAAERIHVYPDPYCRRLTESVAEYENIKKENIIFGAGASELIYAYCGALLPGRAVLTAPTFSEYERALGRAGCEVYRYELARENGFALGEGFLDFIKEKSPDAVFLCNPNNPTGRLISERTLIKILDLCVDTGTAFFLDECFLDLTNGGESLKRYISECSGLFILKAFTKNFGMAGARLGYALTSDSELISKMSCEVQPWNVSVISQEAGLAALSETDFLKSARSLIEIQRSWLKKELEGLGFWVCPSDANFLMFYGEEGLHIPLKEQGIAIRNCADFHGLGEGWYRASVRIQKDNEALIKALTNAVLEKRYG